A window from Amblyomma americanum isolate KBUSLIRL-KWMA chromosome 7, ASM5285725v1, whole genome shotgun sequence encodes these proteins:
- the LOC144098362 gene encoding uncharacterized protein LOC144098362 isoform X2 — MKREVILCILGVVLLVFKQDASAQYGAPVGTAPYGLAVSNAYMQRGNAIAASQKGGLYAGPVVAQPAAAPTPTYVAQPMLPPPGPYVVQPAPEPQVVYVLQPAPAPQRQLYPTQPLLAPQPQAYPVQPLAAPKPYLPQPGVAPPPQPCPQPLPASQRQPYPAQLSSEPKEQPSLAQPFVAAQPQPYAAQPSPEPQPQSPSRPQPLLYSVDQAATSFQQESNDDYARVKREVAGLANLQTQVATAANSLPFTLVQKSFPEGSVLFPVHNRSLPGLAFAQQRLKQARAWISSMPTIKAKQQQPNLAKVIPWLSANVPWLHRSVPQQSKAVIETIRKKLPAASSPEERIEQQQERLRLWQGQQRRLQLKQQEQHMQILQQRRRRLEEQRRQRERQHRLLTQRAREQRVRQQQRARQSLVAHQQRFRQGHALLTKQYQQQKLHAPWTRHVLPGAVLTRARRPHVAQTIAILPDKEIRTEGRSQQPTDKRTSAPVRLQARPGGSTSIALASSSGILINKTNNGNNLKIEIQPGAHIARNRQIVLENPWTGVKVNKTITGNGVNVQVQRGNHEIPSRQIVVQNHWTGLKVNRTVAARGSSVQDERGVQAAPSHQIIVQSPWTGVTVNRTVTGGSVNLEVQRKRQGTPESQILVQNPWAGVTVNKSITGSGVDVSVQRGSQQVSSRQIVVENPWAGVVVNKTISGHGIDVQVQRSSHRIPSTQIVVQNPWTGVTINKTVAARGANVQVERGVDVPSSRKVLVQNPWTGVTVNRTVTGGSVNLEIQRHAQAAAETHVTVQSPRTGATVNRTVGGSAAKVSVQGTSPHEVPTRQIVVENPWAGVLVNKTISGDGIDVQVQLATHEIPSRQIVVQNPWIGVTINETDTERGAKVQVENGHVPSSRQILVQNPWTGVSVNRTVTGGNVNVEIQRKRQGTPETQILVQNPRAGLTVNKSITGRDVDVSVQRGSQEVFSRQILVENPRTGTTVNKTITGASVNVSVQRNSKATGNNLIQVLNPWAQVTINKTAPEINVKDNAPRSFSKQIAVQNPFTEVRVNKTISGSGVNVSVQRSAKEVPARLAVVQSPRAGVTVNKTVTANGVTAGFQRVLAGAPRGHLEIQNSFAGVTVNKTISDNDVNVSVQRGLAEAPSSQIVVHNPWTGVTVNKTVNAGGVNISIQQGTKAEPSSQITVENPWTTINKTVTGNNVKVEVQSSVGAAAGDLLTGVTVNKIVSGRGVNVSIEKDTQEVSGRQVVVQNPWTGVKVNKTIATDGVSVQVERSLQGTSNLTAWLTVNKTVSANSVDVSVQQKNQVLISQTANDVPLTGEIVNNTIATGGVNVAVQGGTRGTSGTEIVIQNPWTGVKVNKTVTESGVNVEIQRDVQEAVRQVVVQNHFERPTSNISNDAEPSRITQGQPSVRVFAENPWTGVTVNKTVIGSDARVSVQIGAQGAASHQNIDQSVVKGVAAHNAFTGNDGSVFVQHENSGMSGSETVAQNPATKVTVNRTALGKIIDVEVNRGSQQPVKQQLTIVHNPLTGTTINKTITSNRVNVTIQRGSQGNRITVVTPNIGASHHAGGHSIIHVKPVVRRLHHSHEKKLVVPQVTNPIAQQQFFPFFQARRNLNFQMPPYAHPYIPLMRGSRFTKRKPFWHGFRLVRPASFAERQVIPNIAISTLGTGFAVSHTEIYQNGRPLVKNRISADQDFTVITRVHRFAADILSINYTFSSQEGQTSGYGVTNNVAQSEIGGFGLRQFKPNIDVDTGGDNVSVNTQIYQYGRPAANSIVDNRAGFVLITAVHKLQRKPLSIRYTFRPLGAG; from the exons ATGAAAAGAGAAGTCATTTTATGCATCCTCGGCGTCGTCCTGCTTGTCTTCAAGCAAG ATGCGTCAGCCCAGTATGGTGCGCCG GTGGGCACAGCTCCCTACGGTTTGGCAGTCAGCAACGCGTACATGCAGAGGGGAAACGCCATCGCAGCTTCGCAGAAGG GAGGACTCTACGCTGGTCCCGTAGTTGCGCAACCGGCGGCAGCGCCAACTCCCACCTATGTGGCTCAACCGATGTTGCCGCCACCCGGACCGTACGTGGTCCAGCCGGCGCCGGAGCCTCAAGTGGTATATGTTCTGCAGCCAGCGCCTGCACCACAGCGGCAGCTCTACCCTACGCAGCCGTTACTAGCACCCCAACCACAAGCGTACCCTGTACAGCCACTGGCAGCTCCTAAGCCCTACCTTCCTCAGCCAGGGGTAGCCCCGCCACCGCAACCGTGTCCTCAGCCACTACCAGCTTCCCAGCGACAGCCGTATCCTGCTCAGTTATCATCGGAACCCAAGGAACAACCTTCCCTTGCCCAGCCATTCGTGGCAGCCCAGCCACAACCGTACGCAGCTCAGCCATCACCGGAGCCGCAGCCACAGTCACCCTCGCGACCGCAGCCGCTGCTGTATAGTGTTGACCAAGCAGCAACGTCTTTCCAGCAAGAGTCGAACGACGACTACGCCCGCGTCAAACGCGAAGTCGCGGGTCTGGCTAATCTGCAGACGCAAGTTGCGACGGCTGCCAACTCGTTACCTTTCACCCTCGTGCAGAAGAGTTTCCCGGAGGGCTCCGTGCTGTTTCCGGTGCACAATCGCAGTCTCCCTGGCTTGGCCTTCGCACAGCAGCGCCTCAAGCAGGCCAGAGCGTGGATTTCTTCCATGCCAACGATCAAGgcaaagcaacaacagcccaACCTTGCCAAAGTTATTCCATGGCTATCAGCTAATGTGCCTTGGTTGCATCGCAGTGTGCCACAACAATCGAAGGCAGTTATAGAAACAATCCGAAAGAAATTGCCAGCGGCTTCTAGCCCAGAGGAGAGAATTGAACAACAACAAGAAAGATTACGACTATGGCAGGGACAGCAGAGGAGGCTACAGTTAaaacagcaagagcagcacaTGCAGATTCTGCAGCAAAGGAGGAGAAGGCTCGAAGAACAAAGACGTCAGAGAGAGCGCCAGCACCGGCTGCTTACTCAAAGGGCACGTGAACAGCGTGTGAGGCAGCAACAACGAGCACGTCAGAGCTTAGTGGCACACCAGCAACGATTCAGGCAGGGCCACGCCCTATTGACGAAGCAGTACCAGCAACAAAAACTTCACGCACCCTGGACACGGCATGTGCTTCCAGGAGCAGTGTTAACGCGTGCAAGACGGCCGCATGTCGCGCAAACGATAGCAATACTACCTGACAAGGAGATAAGGACGGAAGGGCGCTCCCAACAACCTACAGATAAGAGAACTAGTGCGCCCGTTCGCCTACAAGCGCGACCTGGTGGAAGTACTAGCATTGCCCTAGCGTCTTCTTCCGGCATTTTgataaacaaaacaaacaatggaAATAACCTTAAGATAGAAATCCAGCCAGGCGCACATATAGCGCGCAACAGACAAATTGTACTCGAAAACCCCTGGACCGGAGTGAAAGTGAACAAGACCATAACAGGGAACGGTGTCAACGTGCAGGTGCAGCGTGGAAACCACGAAATTCCCAGCAGACAGATTGTTGTGCAGAATCACTGGACAGGACTAAAGGTCAACAGGACGGTTGCAGCACGAGGAAGCAGCGTACAAGACGAGCGTGGCGTTCAAGCAGCGCCCAGCCATCAAATCATCGTGCAGAGTCCGTGGACGGGAGTAACAGTAAACCGAACAGTGACAGGGGGCAGCGTAAATCTGGAAGTCCAACGCAAGAGGCAAGGAACCCCCGAGTCTCAAATACTAGTGCAAAATCCTTGGGCAGGTGTAACAGTCAACAAGAGCATAACTGGCAGTGGTGTCGATGTTTCAGTACAACGTGGTTCACAGCAGGTGTCCAGCAGGCAAATAGTCGTTGAAAATCCATGGGCAGGAGTCGTTGTCAACAAAACGATAAGTGGGCATGGCATCGATGTTCAAGTGCAACGTTCAAGCCACAGAATTCCAAGCACGCAAATTGTAGTGCAAAACCCGTGGACAGGAGTGACGATCAATAAAACAGTTGCCGCGCGAGGAGCCAACGTGCAAGTTGAACGTGGTGTCGATGTGCCTTCAAGCCGCAAAGTCCTGGTCCAAAACCCATGGACAGGGGTAACGGTAAACCGAACAGTGACAGGCGGCAGCGTAAATCTGGAAATACAACGCCACGCGCAAGCAGCCGCCGAGACACACGTAACTGTTCAAAGCCCTCGGACAGGAGCGACGGTTAACCGGACCGTAGGTGGTAGTGCCGCCAAAGTGTCAGTACAGGGCACTAGCCCACATGAAGTTCCTACGCGCCAAATAGTTGTCGAAAATCCGTGGGCGGGAGTCCTTGTCAACAAAACGATAAGTGGGGACGGTATCGATGTTCAAGTACAACTTGCAACTCACGAAATTCCTAGCAGGCAAATTGTAGTGCAGAACCCGTGGATAGGAGTGACGATCAATGAAACAGATACAGAGCGAGGAGCCAAAGTGCAAGTTGAAAATGGCCATGTGCCTTCAAGCCGTCAAATCCTGGTTCAAAACCCATGGACTGGAGTTAGCGTAAATCGGACAGTCACCGGGGGCAACGTAAATGTAGAAATCCAACGCAAGAGACAAGGAACCCCCGAGACACAAATACTGGTGCAAAATCCCAGGGCAGGTCTAACAGTCAACAAGAGCATAACAGGAAGGGACGTCGATGTCTCAGTACAGCGTGGCTCACAGGAAGTGTTCAGCAGGCAAATACTTGTTGAAAATCCACGGACGGGAACTACAGTCAACAAAACGATTACAGGGGCCAGTGTCAACGTGTCCGTACAACGTAACAGCAAAGCAACTGGTAACAACCTGATCCAGGTCCTAAATCCCTGGGCTCAAGTAACCATAAATAAAACAGCCCCTGAAATCAATGTCAAGGACAATGCTCCAAGATCATTCAGCAAACAGATAGCAGTGCAAAATCCTTTTACAGAAGTGAGAGTCAACAAGACCATAAGCGGCAGTGGAGTCAACGTTTCAGTCCAACGAAGCGCCAAAGAAGTTCCCGCCAGACTAGCAGTTGTCCAGAGCCCACGGGCCGGAGTGACAGTAAACAAGACAGTAACAGCTAATGGTGTTACTGCAGGTTTCCAGCGCGTCTTAGCGGGGGCCCCGAGGGGTCACTTAGAGATCCAAAACTCGTTCGCAGGAGTGACAGTTAATAAGACGATAAGTGACAATGATGTCAACGTCTCAGTCCAACGTGGTCTAGCAGAAGCTCCAAGCAGCCAGATAGTAGTCCACAATCCGTGGACAGGAGTTACTGTGAACAAAACGGTCAATGCAGGCGGCGTCAACATCTCAATTCAGCAAGGCACAAAAGCAGAGCCCAGTAGTCAAATAACTGTCGAAAACCCGTGGACAACAATTAATAAAACGGTCACAGGAAACAATGTGAAAGTGGAAGTCCAAAGCAGCGTAGGGGCAGCTGCCGGTGACCTTCTGACAGGAGTTACCGTCAATAAGATTGTAAGCGGAAGAGGTGTCAACGTATCCATTGAAAAAGATACTCAGGAAGTTTCCGGCAGACAAGTAGTGGTTCAGAATCCGTGGACCGGAGTGAAAGTCAACAAAACAATCGCAACGGACGGCGTTAGCGTTCAAGTCGAACGCAGTCTTCAAGGGACTTCAAACTTGACAGCCTGGTTGACAGTCAACAAAACCGTTAGTGCAAACAGTGTGGACGTGTCAGTACAACAGAAAAACCAAGTTCTTATCAGTCAAACCGCGAACGATGTCCCACTGACAGGAGAGATCGTAAACAACACTATCGCTACAGGCGGTGTAAATGTAGCAGTTCAAGGTGGCACTCGGGGCACATCTGGCACTGAAATTGTTATCCAAAATCCTTGGACAGGAGTGAAAGTCAACAAGACAGTGACCGAAAGTGGTGTAAACGTGGAAATCCAGCGTGACGTTCAAGAAGCCGTCAGACAAGTAGTTGTGCAAAACCACTTTGAAAGACCTACAAGCAACATCAGCAATGATGCAGAACCTTCACGTATAACGCAAGGGCAGCCCAGCGTTAGAGTCTTCGCCGAAAATCCTTGGACTGGCGTGACAGTCAACAAGACTGTCATCGGAAGCGATGCTAGAGTATCGGTTCAAATCGGCGCCCAAGGAGCTGCAAGCCATCAAAATATTGATCAAAGTGTCGTAAAAGGAGTAGCGGCCCACAACGCATTCACAGGGAATGATGGCAGCGTTTTCGTCCAACATGAGAACTCGGGAATGTCCGGATCCGAAACTGTGGCGCAAAACCCGGCCACGAAAGTTACAGTAAACAGAACAGCACTTGGGAAAATCATAGATGTAGAAGTAAATCGTGGCAGCCAGCAACCGGTTAAGCAGCAGTTAACCATAGTTCATAATCCTCTCACGGGTACCACCATAAACAAAACAATAACGAGCAACCGCGTTAACGTGACTATCCAGCGCGGAAGTCAAGGAAACCGTATTACTGTTGTCACGCCTAACATCGGTGCGAGCCACCATGCTGGTGGCCACTCGATCATTCACGTGAAGCCTGTCGTACGCCGTCTGCATCACTCGCACGAGAAAAAACTAGTGGTACCGCAAGTGACAAATCCTATAGCGCAGCAGcaattctttccttttttccaagCACGCCGAAACTTGAACTTTCAGATGCCTCCGTACGCCCACCCCTACATTCCTCTCATGAGAGGGAGCAGGTTTACAAAGAGAAAGCCATTCTGGCATGGCTTTCGTCTCGTGAGGCCTGCGAGCTTCGCAGAACGGCAGGTTATCCCCAACATTGCTATAAGCACACTGGGAACCGGCTTTGCCGTGTCCCACACGGAGATCTACCAAAATGGACGTCCGCTGGTCAAGAACAGGATAAGCGCAGACCAAGACTTCACGGTTATCACTAGAGTCCACCGATTTGCTGCCGATATCTTGAGCATCAACTACACGTTCAGCTCTCAAGAAGGCCAGACTAGCGGATATGGAGTCACGAACAATGTCGCACAAAGTGAGATCGGCGGCTTTGGGTTACGACAGTTCAAGCCGAACATCGACGTGGACACTGGAGGGGACAACGTCAGCGTGAACACACAAATCTACCAGTACGGAAGGCCGGCCGCAAACTCGATTGTTGACAACCGCGCTGGTTTCGTGCTCATCACGGCAGTTCACAAGCTTCAAAGGAAACCTTTGAGCATCAGGTACACGTTTCGTCCGCTCGGAGCAGGATAG
- the LOC144098362 gene encoding uncharacterized protein LOC144098362 isoform X1, with protein sequence MKREVILCILGVVLLVFKQDASAQYGAPVGTAPYGLAVSNAYMQRGNAIAASQKGVFGGGPAYIGPVAPPLYQHYGLYPGGLYAGPVVAQPAAAPTPTYVAQPMLPPPGPYVVQPAPEPQVVYVLQPAPAPQRQLYPTQPLLAPQPQAYPVQPLAAPKPYLPQPGVAPPPQPCPQPLPASQRQPYPAQLSSEPKEQPSLAQPFVAAQPQPYAAQPSPEPQPQSPSRPQPLLYSVDQAATSFQQESNDDYARVKREVAGLANLQTQVATAANSLPFTLVQKSFPEGSVLFPVHNRSLPGLAFAQQRLKQARAWISSMPTIKAKQQQPNLAKVIPWLSANVPWLHRSVPQQSKAVIETIRKKLPAASSPEERIEQQQERLRLWQGQQRRLQLKQQEQHMQILQQRRRRLEEQRRQRERQHRLLTQRAREQRVRQQQRARQSLVAHQQRFRQGHALLTKQYQQQKLHAPWTRHVLPGAVLTRARRPHVAQTIAILPDKEIRTEGRSQQPTDKRTSAPVRLQARPGGSTSIALASSSGILINKTNNGNNLKIEIQPGAHIARNRQIVLENPWTGVKVNKTITGNGVNVQVQRGNHEIPSRQIVVQNHWTGLKVNRTVAARGSSVQDERGVQAAPSHQIIVQSPWTGVTVNRTVTGGSVNLEVQRKRQGTPESQILVQNPWAGVTVNKSITGSGVDVSVQRGSQQVSSRQIVVENPWAGVVVNKTISGHGIDVQVQRSSHRIPSTQIVVQNPWTGVTINKTVAARGANVQVERGVDVPSSRKVLVQNPWTGVTVNRTVTGGSVNLEIQRHAQAAAETHVTVQSPRTGATVNRTVGGSAAKVSVQGTSPHEVPTRQIVVENPWAGVLVNKTISGDGIDVQVQLATHEIPSRQIVVQNPWIGVTINETDTERGAKVQVENGHVPSSRQILVQNPWTGVSVNRTVTGGNVNVEIQRKRQGTPETQILVQNPRAGLTVNKSITGRDVDVSVQRGSQEVFSRQILVENPRTGTTVNKTITGASVNVSVQRNSKATGNNLIQVLNPWAQVTINKTAPEINVKDNAPRSFSKQIAVQNPFTEVRVNKTISGSGVNVSVQRSAKEVPARLAVVQSPRAGVTVNKTVTANGVTAGFQRVLAGAPRGHLEIQNSFAGVTVNKTISDNDVNVSVQRGLAEAPSSQIVVHNPWTGVTVNKTVNAGGVNISIQQGTKAEPSSQITVENPWTTINKTVTGNNVKVEVQSSVGAAAGDLLTGVTVNKIVSGRGVNVSIEKDTQEVSGRQVVVQNPWTGVKVNKTIATDGVSVQVERSLQGTSNLTAWLTVNKTVSANSVDVSVQQKNQVLISQTANDVPLTGEIVNNTIATGGVNVAVQGGTRGTSGTEIVIQNPWTGVKVNKTVTESGVNVEIQRDVQEAVRQVVVQNHFERPTSNISNDAEPSRITQGQPSVRVFAENPWTGVTVNKTVIGSDARVSVQIGAQGAASHQNIDQSVVKGVAAHNAFTGNDGSVFVQHENSGMSGSETVAQNPATKVTVNRTALGKIIDVEVNRGSQQPVKQQLTIVHNPLTGTTINKTITSNRVNVTIQRGSQGNRITVVTPNIGASHHAGGHSIIHVKPVVRRLHHSHEKKLVVPQVTNPIAQQQFFPFFQARRNLNFQMPPYAHPYIPLMRGSRFTKRKPFWHGFRLVRPASFAERQVIPNIAISTLGTGFAVSHTEIYQNGRPLVKNRISADQDFTVITRVHRFAADILSINYTFSSQEGQTSGYGVTNNVAQSEIGGFGLRQFKPNIDVDTGGDNVSVNTQIYQYGRPAANSIVDNRAGFVLITAVHKLQRKPLSIRYTFRPLGAG encoded by the exons ATGAAAAGAGAAGTCATTTTATGCATCCTCGGCGTCGTCCTGCTTGTCTTCAAGCAAG ATGCGTCAGCCCAGTATGGTGCGCCG GTGGGCACAGCTCCCTACGGTTTGGCAGTCAGCAACGCGTACATGCAGAGGGGAAACGCCATCGCAGCTTCGCAGAAGGGTGTGTTTGGTGGCGGACCGGCCTACATTGGCCCCGTGGCGCCGCCACTTTACCAACACTATGGTCTCTACCCAGGAGGACTCTACGCTGGTCCCGTAGTTGCGCAACCGGCGGCAGCGCCAACTCCCACCTATGTGGCTCAACCGATGTTGCCGCCACCCGGACCGTACGTGGTCCAGCCGGCGCCGGAGCCTCAAGTGGTATATGTTCTGCAGCCAGCGCCTGCACCACAGCGGCAGCTCTACCCTACGCAGCCGTTACTAGCACCCCAACCACAAGCGTACCCTGTACAGCCACTGGCAGCTCCTAAGCCCTACCTTCCTCAGCCAGGGGTAGCCCCGCCACCGCAACCGTGTCCTCAGCCACTACCAGCTTCCCAGCGACAGCCGTATCCTGCTCAGTTATCATCGGAACCCAAGGAACAACCTTCCCTTGCCCAGCCATTCGTGGCAGCCCAGCCACAACCGTACGCAGCTCAGCCATCACCGGAGCCGCAGCCACAGTCACCCTCGCGACCGCAGCCGCTGCTGTATAGTGTTGACCAAGCAGCAACGTCTTTCCAGCAAGAGTCGAACGACGACTACGCCCGCGTCAAACGCGAAGTCGCGGGTCTGGCTAATCTGCAGACGCAAGTTGCGACGGCTGCCAACTCGTTACCTTTCACCCTCGTGCAGAAGAGTTTCCCGGAGGGCTCCGTGCTGTTTCCGGTGCACAATCGCAGTCTCCCTGGCTTGGCCTTCGCACAGCAGCGCCTCAAGCAGGCCAGAGCGTGGATTTCTTCCATGCCAACGATCAAGgcaaagcaacaacagcccaACCTTGCCAAAGTTATTCCATGGCTATCAGCTAATGTGCCTTGGTTGCATCGCAGTGTGCCACAACAATCGAAGGCAGTTATAGAAACAATCCGAAAGAAATTGCCAGCGGCTTCTAGCCCAGAGGAGAGAATTGAACAACAACAAGAAAGATTACGACTATGGCAGGGACAGCAGAGGAGGCTACAGTTAaaacagcaagagcagcacaTGCAGATTCTGCAGCAAAGGAGGAGAAGGCTCGAAGAACAAAGACGTCAGAGAGAGCGCCAGCACCGGCTGCTTACTCAAAGGGCACGTGAACAGCGTGTGAGGCAGCAACAACGAGCACGTCAGAGCTTAGTGGCACACCAGCAACGATTCAGGCAGGGCCACGCCCTATTGACGAAGCAGTACCAGCAACAAAAACTTCACGCACCCTGGACACGGCATGTGCTTCCAGGAGCAGTGTTAACGCGTGCAAGACGGCCGCATGTCGCGCAAACGATAGCAATACTACCTGACAAGGAGATAAGGACGGAAGGGCGCTCCCAACAACCTACAGATAAGAGAACTAGTGCGCCCGTTCGCCTACAAGCGCGACCTGGTGGAAGTACTAGCATTGCCCTAGCGTCTTCTTCCGGCATTTTgataaacaaaacaaacaatggaAATAACCTTAAGATAGAAATCCAGCCAGGCGCACATATAGCGCGCAACAGACAAATTGTACTCGAAAACCCCTGGACCGGAGTGAAAGTGAACAAGACCATAACAGGGAACGGTGTCAACGTGCAGGTGCAGCGTGGAAACCACGAAATTCCCAGCAGACAGATTGTTGTGCAGAATCACTGGACAGGACTAAAGGTCAACAGGACGGTTGCAGCACGAGGAAGCAGCGTACAAGACGAGCGTGGCGTTCAAGCAGCGCCCAGCCATCAAATCATCGTGCAGAGTCCGTGGACGGGAGTAACAGTAAACCGAACAGTGACAGGGGGCAGCGTAAATCTGGAAGTCCAACGCAAGAGGCAAGGAACCCCCGAGTCTCAAATACTAGTGCAAAATCCTTGGGCAGGTGTAACAGTCAACAAGAGCATAACTGGCAGTGGTGTCGATGTTTCAGTACAACGTGGTTCACAGCAGGTGTCCAGCAGGCAAATAGTCGTTGAAAATCCATGGGCAGGAGTCGTTGTCAACAAAACGATAAGTGGGCATGGCATCGATGTTCAAGTGCAACGTTCAAGCCACAGAATTCCAAGCACGCAAATTGTAGTGCAAAACCCGTGGACAGGAGTGACGATCAATAAAACAGTTGCCGCGCGAGGAGCCAACGTGCAAGTTGAACGTGGTGTCGATGTGCCTTCAAGCCGCAAAGTCCTGGTCCAAAACCCATGGACAGGGGTAACGGTAAACCGAACAGTGACAGGCGGCAGCGTAAATCTGGAAATACAACGCCACGCGCAAGCAGCCGCCGAGACACACGTAACTGTTCAAAGCCCTCGGACAGGAGCGACGGTTAACCGGACCGTAGGTGGTAGTGCCGCCAAAGTGTCAGTACAGGGCACTAGCCCACATGAAGTTCCTACGCGCCAAATAGTTGTCGAAAATCCGTGGGCGGGAGTCCTTGTCAACAAAACGATAAGTGGGGACGGTATCGATGTTCAAGTACAACTTGCAACTCACGAAATTCCTAGCAGGCAAATTGTAGTGCAGAACCCGTGGATAGGAGTGACGATCAATGAAACAGATACAGAGCGAGGAGCCAAAGTGCAAGTTGAAAATGGCCATGTGCCTTCAAGCCGTCAAATCCTGGTTCAAAACCCATGGACTGGAGTTAGCGTAAATCGGACAGTCACCGGGGGCAACGTAAATGTAGAAATCCAACGCAAGAGACAAGGAACCCCCGAGACACAAATACTGGTGCAAAATCCCAGGGCAGGTCTAACAGTCAACAAGAGCATAACAGGAAGGGACGTCGATGTCTCAGTACAGCGTGGCTCACAGGAAGTGTTCAGCAGGCAAATACTTGTTGAAAATCCACGGACGGGAACTACAGTCAACAAAACGATTACAGGGGCCAGTGTCAACGTGTCCGTACAACGTAACAGCAAAGCAACTGGTAACAACCTGATCCAGGTCCTAAATCCCTGGGCTCAAGTAACCATAAATAAAACAGCCCCTGAAATCAATGTCAAGGACAATGCTCCAAGATCATTCAGCAAACAGATAGCAGTGCAAAATCCTTTTACAGAAGTGAGAGTCAACAAGACCATAAGCGGCAGTGGAGTCAACGTTTCAGTCCAACGAAGCGCCAAAGAAGTTCCCGCCAGACTAGCAGTTGTCCAGAGCCCACGGGCCGGAGTGACAGTAAACAAGACAGTAACAGCTAATGGTGTTACTGCAGGTTTCCAGCGCGTCTTAGCGGGGGCCCCGAGGGGTCACTTAGAGATCCAAAACTCGTTCGCAGGAGTGACAGTTAATAAGACGATAAGTGACAATGATGTCAACGTCTCAGTCCAACGTGGTCTAGCAGAAGCTCCAAGCAGCCAGATAGTAGTCCACAATCCGTGGACAGGAGTTACTGTGAACAAAACGGTCAATGCAGGCGGCGTCAACATCTCAATTCAGCAAGGCACAAAAGCAGAGCCCAGTAGTCAAATAACTGTCGAAAACCCGTGGACAACAATTAATAAAACGGTCACAGGAAACAATGTGAAAGTGGAAGTCCAAAGCAGCGTAGGGGCAGCTGCCGGTGACCTTCTGACAGGAGTTACCGTCAATAAGATTGTAAGCGGAAGAGGTGTCAACGTATCCATTGAAAAAGATACTCAGGAAGTTTCCGGCAGACAAGTAGTGGTTCAGAATCCGTGGACCGGAGTGAAAGTCAACAAAACAATCGCAACGGACGGCGTTAGCGTTCAAGTCGAACGCAGTCTTCAAGGGACTTCAAACTTGACAGCCTGGTTGACAGTCAACAAAACCGTTAGTGCAAACAGTGTGGACGTGTCAGTACAACAGAAAAACCAAGTTCTTATCAGTCAAACCGCGAACGATGTCCCACTGACAGGAGAGATCGTAAACAACACTATCGCTACAGGCGGTGTAAATGTAGCAGTTCAAGGTGGCACTCGGGGCACATCTGGCACTGAAATTGTTATCCAAAATCCTTGGACAGGAGTGAAAGTCAACAAGACAGTGACCGAAAGTGGTGTAAACGTGGAAATCCAGCGTGACGTTCAAGAAGCCGTCAGACAAGTAGTTGTGCAAAACCACTTTGAAAGACCTACAAGCAACATCAGCAATGATGCAGAACCTTCACGTATAACGCAAGGGCAGCCCAGCGTTAGAGTCTTCGCCGAAAATCCTTGGACTGGCGTGACAGTCAACAAGACTGTCATCGGAAGCGATGCTAGAGTATCGGTTCAAATCGGCGCCCAAGGAGCTGCAAGCCATCAAAATATTGATCAAAGTGTCGTAAAAGGAGTAGCGGCCCACAACGCATTCACAGGGAATGATGGCAGCGTTTTCGTCCAACATGAGAACTCGGGAATGTCCGGATCCGAAACTGTGGCGCAAAACCCGGCCACGAAAGTTACAGTAAACAGAACAGCACTTGGGAAAATCATAGATGTAGAAGTAAATCGTGGCAGCCAGCAACCGGTTAAGCAGCAGTTAACCATAGTTCATAATCCTCTCACGGGTACCACCATAAACAAAACAATAACGAGCAACCGCGTTAACGTGACTATCCAGCGCGGAAGTCAAGGAAACCGTATTACTGTTGTCACGCCTAACATCGGTGCGAGCCACCATGCTGGTGGCCACTCGATCATTCACGTGAAGCCTGTCGTACGCCGTCTGCATCACTCGCACGAGAAAAAACTAGTGGTACCGCAAGTGACAAATCCTATAGCGCAGCAGcaattctttccttttttccaagCACGCCGAAACTTGAACTTTCAGATGCCTCCGTACGCCCACCCCTACATTCCTCTCATGAGAGGGAGCAGGTTTACAAAGAGAAAGCCATTCTGGCATGGCTTTCGTCTCGTGAGGCCTGCGAGCTTCGCAGAACGGCAGGTTATCCCCAACATTGCTATAAGCACACTGGGAACCGGCTTTGCCGTGTCCCACACGGAGATCTACCAAAATGGACGTCCGCTGGTCAAGAACAGGATAAGCGCAGACCAAGACTTCACGGTTATCACTAGAGTCCACCGATTTGCTGCCGATATCTTGAGCATCAACTACACGTTCAGCTCTCAAGAAGGCCAGACTAGCGGATATGGAGTCACGAACAATGTCGCACAAAGTGAGATCGGCGGCTTTGGGTTACGACAGTTCAAGCCGAACATCGACGTGGACACTGGAGGGGACAACGTCAGCGTGAACACACAAATCTACCAGTACGGAAGGCCGGCCGCAAACTCGATTGTTGACAACCGCGCTGGTTTCGTGCTCATCACGGCAGTTCACAAGCTTCAAAGGAAACCTTTGAGCATCAGGTACACGTTTCGTCCGCTCGGAGCAGGATAG